In Ruminiclostridium papyrosolvens DSM 2782, the following proteins share a genomic window:
- a CDS encoding S8 family serine peptidase encodes MNKNVIHSTGYSVNIKGYIKENNTLPVRNLHGTIIAAIIRHICSDIELISVNILDENLSSDGRILAYSLSQVFDYKPDIIHMSLGTVKKRYIFPLRKIVKEAKRLNITLVAAAENSGKVSYPAYLKGVIGVKADSFDDCMQYSYKQGFFYAPSGIEGIECLQDIQDIKNVRGTSLSAAYISGHLARIIKDKKNLPYEEAREELLKAL; translated from the coding sequence TTGAATAAGAATGTAATACACTCAACCGGTTATAGCGTCAACATTAAAGGATATATAAAAGAGAACAATACTCTGCCGGTGAGGAATCTTCATGGCACAATAATAGCTGCAATAATACGTCATATATGCAGTGATATTGAGCTAATAAGTGTAAATATCCTTGACGAGAACCTGTCGTCAGACGGAAGAATACTTGCATATTCCTTAAGTCAGGTATTTGACTATAAGCCTGATATCATACATATGAGTCTGGGTACTGTAAAAAAAAGGTATATTTTCCCTTTAAGAAAAATAGTTAAAGAGGCAAAAAGACTTAATATAACTCTGGTAGCTGCTGCTGAAAACTCGGGAAAAGTTTCCTATCCTGCTTATCTTAAAGGCGTTATTGGTGTAAAGGCAGACAGCTTTGACGATTGTATGCAATATTCATATAAACAGGGTTTTTTCTATGCACCTTCAGGAATTGAAGGTATAGAGTGCTTGCAAGACATACAAGACATAAAAAATGTCAGAGGCACAAGTCTGTCGGCAGCCTATATATCAGGCCATTTAGCCCGAATAATAAAGGATAAAAAAAATCTTCCATATGAGGAAGCCAGAGAAGAATTACTAAAGGCACTTTAA
- a CDS encoding AraC family transcriptional regulator has product MNYYERIQKSIDYIESCLENKINIDFAAQTAYMSLSNFYRMFFALTGHSVKEYIRLRRISLGAFELRNRDTCLIDIAIKFDFESGDSFSRAFRRVTGFLPSDYRKQKSLYNFERIDIMEKYFDIQDKELIENYPDIKVLKELEPTRAAYFCYYGKEPEHHAFAVMAEWLNKNGLNINEQKLRIFGYNNPNPSSPNEEEYGYEVCVTVADNIVVNDDLVKEKILGGGLYAVTNVKRGQDGDIGGEIVKAWNRFKNWISDSKYVYGGHQWLEEHLGFDDNANHIGGIDLYMPIALKSSDYDITKTFDYVDSMLTATYTATGKDADDKARAFFLKWADSQGLFNDGKTHRFFAYYDHEKIGHKDFFYKIHVTVDEEFRTDNRDIKLEEFTGGYYAIMKAKYSYNGWAWGEFLKWLSKSTEFDLGNYWFFEEYKLNKPELDMDTEVVLHMPVKQKV; this is encoded by the coding sequence ATGAACTACTATGAAAGAATTCAGAAATCCATTGATTATATTGAGAGTTGCCTTGAAAACAAGATTAACATAGATTTTGCAGCACAAACCGCATATATGTCTTTGTCAAACTTTTATAGAATGTTTTTTGCACTCACAGGCCACTCGGTAAAAGAGTACATCAGGCTTCGCAGGATTAGTTTAGGGGCTTTTGAGTTACGAAACAGGGATACTTGTTTAATTGATATTGCAATAAAGTTTGATTTTGAAAGCGGAGACAGCTTTTCGAGGGCTTTTAGACGTGTAACAGGATTTCTGCCCAGTGATTATAGGAAACAGAAAAGCTTGTACAACTTTGAGAGGATTGATATTATGGAAAAGTATTTTGATATTCAGGACAAAGAGCTTATTGAGAATTATCCCGACATAAAGGTTTTGAAAGAACTGGAGCCAACTCGTGCAGCGTATTTTTGCTATTATGGAAAAGAACCTGAACACCATGCTTTTGCTGTAATGGCAGAATGGCTCAATAAAAATGGTCTTAATATAAATGAACAGAAGCTGCGTATTTTCGGATATAATAACCCCAATCCGTCATCTCCCAATGAAGAAGAATACGGGTACGAGGTTTGTGTTACTGTTGCAGATAATATAGTTGTAAATGATGACCTTGTAAAGGAAAAAATACTGGGTGGAGGGCTTTACGCTGTTACAAACGTTAAGCGCGGACAGGATGGAGATATAGGGGGCGAAATTGTTAAGGCGTGGAACCGCTTTAAGAACTGGATTTCTGACAGCAAATATGTTTATGGAGGACACCAGTGGCTGGAAGAGCATTTGGGCTTTGATGACAATGCCAACCATATCGGCGGAATAGACTTATATATGCCTATAGCCTTAAAATCCAGCGATTATGATATAACCAAAACTTTTGATTATGTAGATTCTATGTTGACGGCAACGTATACTGCAACCGGAAAAGATGCAGATGATAAGGCACGTGCTTTCTTTTTGAAATGGGCAGATTCCCAAGGTCTATTTAATGACGGCAAGACACACAGGTTTTTTGCTTACTATGACCATGAGAAAATAGGCCATAAGGACTTTTTCTATAAAATCCATGTTACGGTGGATGAAGAATTTAGGACTGATAATCGGGATATTAAGCTGGAAGAGTTTACAGGCGGTTACTATGCCATAATGAAAGCAAAATACAGTTATAACGGCTGGGCATGGGGAGAGTTCCTTAAATGGTTATCTAAGAGTACGGAATTTGACTTGGGAAACTATTGGTTTTTTGAAGAATATAAGCTTAATAAACCTGAACTTGATATGGATACAGAGGTAGTTTTACATATGCCGGTAAAGCAAAAAGTGTAA
- a CDS encoding CXXX repeat peptide modification system protein, whose amino-acid sequence MYREVVGIVTEEEKNEMLVLFERKLGIEELAATLESDLLSAEQKETMQEKMITELGKVKYHMQAWWDKMYEKYTWKNIDGHKWNIDFQTCEIILTK is encoded by the coding sequence ATGTATAGAGAAGTAGTTGGAATTGTCACTGAAGAGGAAAAAAATGAAATGCTGGTTCTTTTTGAAAGAAAGCTCGGAATTGAAGAGCTTGCAGCTACTCTTGAGAGTGATTTGCTTTCAGCTGAGCAAAAAGAAACAATGCAGGAGAAAATGATAACCGAATTAGGAAAAGTCAAGTATCATATGCAGGCATGGTGGGACAAAATGTATGAAAAGTACACATGGAAAAACATAGATGGACATAAGTGGAATATAGATTTTCAAACCTGTGAAATAATTCTGACCAAATAG
- a CDS encoding YebC/PmpR family DNA-binding transcriptional regulator, translating to MSGHSKWANIKRQKGAADAVRAKIFTKLGREIQIAVRIGGADPNANSKLKDIIAKCKANNMPNDNIQRSIKKASGEADGSNYEEITYEGYGPGGVAVICECTTDNRNRTAGDLRHYFDKFGGNLGQSGCVSFMFNKKGVIVIEKDDKVNEEALMMEALDAGAEDFDSDDNCYEIVTDPADFSAVREALEAKGYEFIEAEVSMIPTTTTKLTEPEQIKFMDKLIDALEDLDDVSNVYHSWEQDEEDEEE from the coding sequence ATGTCAGGCCATTCAAAATGGGCGAATATTAAACGCCAAAAAGGTGCAGCAGATGCTGTCAGAGCTAAGATTTTTACTAAGCTGGGAAGAGAAATCCAGATAGCTGTAAGAATTGGGGGCGCTGACCCAAATGCAAATTCAAAATTAAAGGATATTATCGCTAAGTGTAAAGCAAATAATATGCCTAATGATAATATTCAAAGAAGCATTAAGAAGGCATCGGGTGAAGCCGATGGTTCCAACTATGAAGAAATAACCTACGAAGGCTACGGCCCGGGCGGAGTTGCCGTTATATGCGAATGTACAACAGATAACAGAAACAGAACAGCCGGAGACCTGAGACATTATTTTGATAAATTCGGCGGAAACCTTGGACAAAGTGGCTGCGTTTCCTTCATGTTTAACAAAAAAGGCGTTATAGTTATTGAAAAGGATGACAAGGTAAACGAAGAAGCCTTGATGATGGAAGCTTTGGATGCCGGAGCAGAGGACTTTGATTCAGATGACAACTGCTACGAAATAGTAACTGACCCTGCTGACTTTTCAGCTGTTCGTGAGGCGCTTGAAGCAAAGGGCTACGAATTTATTGAAGCAGAGGTTTCAATGATACCAACGACTACTACAAAGCTTACAGAACCTGAACAGATTAAATTTATGGATAAGTTGATAGATGCCTTGGAAGACCTTGATGATGTGTCAAACGTTTACCATAGCTGGGAACAGGATGAAGAGGACGAGGAAGAATAA
- a CDS encoding AraC family transcriptional regulator — translation MSWKSGNFGFFGTDVIGEQSLSIKDLGLETRQKENYLFDNSTRDYHGYLFQYTLDGYGIYESRNTRYKLTKGRAFLISFPEESKYYLPSSEDAPEHSWTFFYIHFSGPAAAPFINRIRELTGSVMELGIDSLPISYFFELYNNLHSQRPLGRYMGSEWLYRFLIALLRNIEFPTARKASPHVAAAIEWINRNYSNQINLEEMCPEIGVTYSHLTRQFCKEKGISPVQYLTNLRLEHGMQLLLNTNLSIQKIAEACGFSCANYFTKVYKKAMHTTPVEYRNQHKLSGI, via the coding sequence ATGTCATGGAAATCAGGCAATTTCGGTTTTTTTGGTACAGACGTTATAGGAGAACAATCATTAAGTATAAAAGATTTGGGCTTGGAAACAAGACAAAAAGAAAACTACCTTTTTGATAATTCAACAAGGGACTACCATGGCTACCTTTTTCAATACACCTTAGACGGATATGGAATATATGAAAGCAGGAATACACGATACAAGCTGACAAAGGGCAGGGCCTTTTTAATATCCTTTCCCGAAGAAAGCAAATACTACCTTCCCTCATCTGAGGATGCTCCTGAGCATAGCTGGACATTCTTCTATATACACTTTTCAGGACCTGCCGCGGCACCCTTTATTAATCGTATCCGTGAACTAACCGGCTCTGTAATGGAATTAGGGATAGACAGTTTACCCATCAGTTACTTTTTTGAATTATATAATAACCTTCACAGCCAAAGACCCTTAGGTCGCTATATGGGCAGTGAATGGCTTTATCGCTTTCTGATTGCTTTACTGCGAAACATAGAATTTCCAACTGCCCGAAAGGCAAGCCCTCACGTAGCTGCTGCAATAGAATGGATAAACAGGAACTACTCAAACCAAATAAATCTTGAAGAAATGTGTCCTGAGATAGGTGTTACCTATTCCCACTTAACCAGACAATTCTGTAAGGAGAAAGGAATTTCCCCCGTACAATATTTAACCAACCTCCGTCTGGAGCATGGAATGCAGCTACTTTTGAATACCAATCTGTCCATTCAGAAAATTGCAGAAGCATGTGGCTTCTCTTGTGCCAATTATTTTACAAAGGTATATAAAAAAGCAATGCATACAACCCCTGTTGAATATCGAAATCAGCATAAGCTTAGCGGAATATAA
- a CDS encoding nitroreductase family protein: MKKPDTKGGLTFIELPFNPAKVFNVSKGTIKVYGTINGVEYRNKLISRGNGLYIMTVDKALQKRIVFTGEDLKIEVTMNLDESAMQGSGKRENVEKHTCDMDVLTAIKTRRSIRIFKSEEIEKSKIQTILEAGFCAPTAKNKRPWYFIVTRNKDFLTNLIKVDAGQSNYLPLACADCCIIVCGDKSIQGVTEFLLEDCSAAAQNMLLAAHGLGLGATWCSLPRASKRNKYACEFYNLSDKVIPLAIIALGYPAEEKEFAPRYDETKVHWEIGEEYPAE; the protein is encoded by the coding sequence TTGAAAAAACCCGATACGAAGGGCGGTTTGACTTTTATTGAGTTGCCTTTTAATCCTGCTAAAGTGTTTAATGTTAGTAAAGGGACTATAAAGGTTTACGGTACTATAAACGGAGTGGAATACAGAAACAAGCTTATTTCCAGAGGAAACGGGCTTTATATAATGACCGTAGATAAAGCTCTGCAAAAAAGAATTGTCTTTACAGGTGAGGATTTGAAGATTGAAGTTACAATGAATCTTGATGAGAGTGCAATGCAAGGCTCCGGCAAGCGTGAAAATGTTGAAAAACATACTTGCGATATGGACGTATTGACTGCTATTAAGACAAGAAGAAGCATTCGTATTTTTAAGTCAGAAGAAATTGAAAAGTCAAAAATACAAACAATTCTTGAGGCTGGATTTTGCGCTCCAACAGCTAAAAACAAGCGTCCTTGGTATTTCATTGTAACACGCAATAAAGATTTCCTGACTAATCTGATTAAGGTGGACGCAGGACAAAGTAATTACTTACCACTTGCCTGTGCTGACTGCTGTATTATTGTTTGCGGGGACAAGAGTATTCAGGGTGTGACAGAATTTCTTTTAGAAGACTGCTCCGCAGCTGCACAAAATATGCTGCTTGCTGCCCATGGCCTAGGCTTGGGTGCCACATGGTGCAGCTTGCCCAGAGCAAGTAAAAGGAATAAATATGCTTGTGAGTTTTACAACTTGAGTGACAAGGTTATCCCATTAGCTATAATTGCTCTTGGCTATCCCGCCGAGGAAAAAGAATTTGCCCCGCGGTATGACGAAACAAAAGTACATTGGGAGATTGGGGAGGAGTACCCTGCAGAATAG
- a CDS encoding DUF4846 domain-containing protein — MKKLLIIILLLLLTACSNSNPAQTTKSTVQEPTQASVTPSPAQEKPKIIINPNGKTVQERIRVPEGFERIAAENNSFGQYLRALPVKPDGTKIQLYNGEVTEKDVHVAVLDIDVGNRDLQQCADAVMRLRAEYLYSQGLYKRIHFNLTNGFNADYWKWMNGNRIVVKGNNTYWVKNANYSKEYSSFRKYLDVVFAYAGTLSLSQEMKKEPVENMQIGDVFLKGATPGHAVIVLDMAENKKTGEKIFLTAQSYMPAQSIHILKNPENEALSPWYSTNFGSSLKTPEWNFNQNQLMRFEN; from the coding sequence ATGAAAAAACTATTAATTATCATACTGCTGCTCTTGCTTACGGCATGTTCTAATTCAAATCCTGCTCAAACCACAAAAAGCACTGTCCAAGAACCAACGCAAGCCTCCGTCACCCCTTCTCCTGCACAGGAAAAACCCAAGATTATTATTAACCCCAACGGCAAAACGGTGCAAGAAAGAATCAGAGTTCCTGAAGGCTTTGAAAGAATAGCTGCAGAAAACAACTCCTTTGGTCAATACCTTAGAGCTTTACCCGTGAAGCCGGATGGTACAAAAATACAACTTTACAATGGTGAGGTAACGGAAAAGGATGTACATGTTGCAGTTCTTGATATTGATGTGGGCAATAGAGATTTACAGCAATGTGCTGATGCCGTTATGAGATTGCGAGCTGAATATTTGTACAGTCAGGGTCTATACAAAAGGATACACTTTAATCTTACAAACGGCTTTAATGCTGATTACTGGAAATGGATGAACGGAAACAGAATTGTAGTTAAGGGTAATAACACCTATTGGGTGAAAAATGCAAATTATTCAAAAGAATACAGCAGTTTCAGAAAGTATCTGGATGTGGTCTTTGCATACGCAGGAACCCTGTCTCTTTCACAGGAAATGAAAAAAGAACCTGTAGAAAACATGCAAATAGGAGATGTGTTTCTAAAAGGTGCTACTCCCGGCCATGCTGTTATCGTACTCGACATGGCAGAAAATAAAAAAACAGGAGAAAAGATATTTTTGACAGCACAGAGCTACATGCCGGCTCAGAGCATACATATTCTTAAAAACCCTGAAAATGAAGCTCTAAGTCCTTGGTACTCAACAAATTTTGGCAGTTCGTTAAAAACCCCTGAATGGAATTTTAACCAAAACCAACTCATGAGGTTTGAAAACTAA
- a CDS encoding radical SAM peptide maturase, CXXX-repeat target family, whose product MESITEIKMGNLNPVWNGLDGKPKTITFCVTEDCNLACKYCYMTGKNSLKKMTFETAKKVVDYLLSERDTFNDKSVVWEFIGGEAFVEIELVDRITDYIKQQMFLLDHPWFNSYRLSFSSNGLLYGTPAVQKYIKKNIAHLSIGLSVDGNKIKHDLQRVKPDGSGSYDDVIKNVPLWLSQFPASSSKATFAHDDIPYLKDSIISLWDIGIKSVAANVVFEDVWKEGDDLIMEQQLRELADYVLENKLWDKYSVRFFDPYIGNPLTEEEINKNYCGAGKMLAIDCDGNFFPCIRFYTISLNNKKAICVGNADSGINQDKLRPFHALSLKTQSSLECVKCEVASGCAWCQGCNYDMADTDTIYQRATYLCNMHKATVRANKYFWEKFEKLTGLPSERTKLSADREHEKKRYLQFITSDNITPHCSYRNTKSTKNIMTPELLKQGITFCEKNGYTPVFLGTPQGLDEANIKEYLTIDKAGQAGNAISVYDNCADNPDEEAPGILLLNRYNIHNLYELIEQLAGTVYRINLELEDINDWNAQDVQEYRTQLNKIVDFIAEKYAQGEELEINVLTDIWNLKSMKNCDAGTNTFSLAPNGRIYICPAFYFDDPDCHIGNIIDGINIKNDQLLKLENSPICSLCDVYNCNRCKYLNKKMTNEINIPSKIQCELSHIEREHSMNLQRKLKEYSFYKFENTLSEIDYNDPLEKLLKI is encoded by the coding sequence GTGGAAAGCATTACTGAAATCAAAATGGGAAATTTAAATCCTGTATGGAATGGTTTGGATGGCAAGCCAAAAACTATAACCTTTTGTGTGACAGAGGATTGTAACCTTGCCTGTAAATACTGCTATATGACAGGGAAAAACAGCTTAAAAAAAATGACCTTTGAAACAGCTAAAAAGGTCGTAGATTACTTACTTTCAGAAAGGGATACCTTTAATGATAAGTCAGTAGTATGGGAATTCATAGGAGGAGAAGCTTTTGTAGAAATAGAACTGGTAGACAGAATAACGGACTATATCAAGCAGCAGATGTTCCTACTTGACCATCCTTGGTTCAACAGCTACAGATTATCCTTCTCCAGCAATGGCCTTCTTTACGGTACTCCGGCGGTTCAGAAATATATTAAAAAAAATATAGCTCACCTCTCTATAGGTTTGAGTGTAGACGGAAACAAGATAAAACATGACTTACAGCGAGTAAAGCCCGATGGTAGCGGCTCCTATGACGATGTAATTAAAAATGTACCTCTCTGGCTTAGTCAATTTCCAGCCTCCTCTTCAAAGGCAACCTTTGCTCATGACGATATTCCATATCTTAAAGACAGTATTATCAGCCTTTGGGATATAGGCATAAAATCTGTAGCTGCAAATGTGGTGTTTGAGGATGTCTGGAAAGAGGGCGACGACCTTATTATGGAGCAACAGCTCAGAGAGCTTGCTGACTATGTCCTTGAAAATAAGCTGTGGGATAAATACTCTGTAAGATTCTTTGACCCCTACATAGGTAACCCTCTCACAGAAGAAGAGATTAATAAAAATTATTGCGGTGCAGGTAAAATGCTGGCAATTGACTGTGACGGTAACTTTTTTCCATGCATAAGGTTCTATACTATTAGTTTGAATAACAAGAAAGCAATATGCGTAGGAAATGCCGACAGCGGGATTAATCAGGACAAACTAAGACCCTTTCATGCATTAAGTCTGAAAACTCAAAGTTCTCTGGAATGTGTAAAGTGTGAAGTGGCAAGTGGCTGCGCATGGTGTCAGGGCTGTAATTACGACATGGCAGACACTGATACTATTTATCAAAGGGCTACATATTTATGCAATATGCATAAAGCAACTGTACGGGCAAACAAATATTTCTGGGAAAAGTTTGAAAAACTAACGGGCTTACCTTCTGAAAGAACAAAATTGTCAGCGGATAGAGAGCATGAAAAAAAGAGATATTTGCAATTTATAACTTCAGACAACATAACACCCCATTGTTCCTATAGAAACACAAAGTCTACTAAAAATATCATGACTCCTGAATTATTAAAACAAGGTATCACATTTTGTGAGAAAAACGGCTATACACCTGTCTTTCTTGGCACACCACAGGGACTAGATGAAGCAAATATAAAGGAATACCTTACTATTGATAAAGCGGGACAAGCCGGAAATGCCATTTCAGTGTATGACAACTGTGCAGACAATCCCGATGAAGAAGCTCCCGGCATATTACTGCTTAACAGGTACAATATACATAACTTATATGAATTAATAGAACAGCTTGCAGGTACAGTATACAGAATAAATCTCGAGCTTGAAGATATTAATGACTGGAACGCCCAAGATGTTCAGGAGTATAGAACTCAGTTAAATAAAATAGTTGATTTTATTGCTGAAAAATACGCACAGGGTGAGGAACTTGAAATAAATGTACTAACTGACATTTGGAATTTAAAATCTATGAAAAACTGTGACGCAGGTACCAATACATTTTCACTTGCACCCAATGGAAGAATCTATATATGTCCTGCCTTTTACTTTGATGACCCTGACTGCCATATAGGAAATATCATTGACGGAATAAATATAAAAAATGACCAACTGCTCAAACTCGAAAATTCCCCCATATGCTCACTCTGTGATGTTTATAACTGCAACAGATGCAAGTATCTGAACAAAAAAATGACAAATGAAATAAATATACCTTCTAAAATACAGTGTGAGCTAAGCCACATAGAAAGAGAACATTCTATGAATCTTCAAAGAAAACTCAAAGAATACAGCTTCTATAAATTTGAAAATACATTAAGCGAAATTGACTATAACGACCCGTTGGAAAAGCTATTAAAAATATAG
- a CDS encoding AC3_0185 family rSAM-modified Cys-rich RiPP has protein sequence MDRLFSNKKIGKPRQDISGYAFCNVCDGTCSGCYGGCTGGCYVNCNTGCQTHCGYSCGYNCVTTSGM, from the coding sequence ATGGATCGTTTGTTCTCTAATAAAAAAATTGGTAAGCCAAGACAGGATATAAGTGGATACGCATTTTGCAATGTTTGTGATGGTACATGTTCCGGTTGTTATGGTGGTTGTACTGGTGGTTGTTATGTTAATTGTAATACTGGTTGCCAAACACATTGTGGGTATTCATGTGGGTATAATTGCGTTACTACTTCAGGTATGTAA
- a CDS encoding AraC family transcriptional regulator: MNWLDKMNEAICYVEDNLAGEIDFDEVARKACCSTYHFQRMFSFITEVPLSEYIRRRRLTLAAFELQNSSVKVIELAFKYGYESPDAFTRAFQNLHGVTPTSARDMGVQLKAYPRISFHISIKGDVEMNYRIEEKESFSVFGIDTILSKVDGECYKRIPEFWLKSIEDGTVERILKAADDGKQNMMLNAAMYGHENDGTYHYMLCHRIPQKGIPEGFVQLDIPKLTWAIFPTEEHTEDKTSEKVQAIWERIYPEWFPSSGYQHADAPEFEMYYKVGDNKYIVEIWIPVYK, translated from the coding sequence ATGAACTGGCTTGATAAGATGAATGAGGCAATTTGCTATGTAGAAGACAACTTAGCGGGAGAGATTGATTTTGACGAAGTTGCAAGGAAGGCATGTTGCTCAACCTATCATTTTCAGCGCATGTTTTCGTTTATTACAGAAGTACCGTTGTCTGAATACATCAGACGAAGACGGCTTACTCTTGCAGCGTTTGAACTTCAGAACAGCAGTGTAAAGGTTATCGAACTTGCGTTTAAATATGGTTATGAGTCCCCTGACGCGTTTACCCGTGCATTTCAAAATCTGCATGGCGTTACGCCCACTTCGGCGCGCGATATGGGCGTACAGCTGAAAGCCTATCCACGCATTTCCTTTCATATTTCGATTAAAGGAGATGTGGAAATGAATTACAGAATTGAAGAAAAGGAAAGCTTTTCAGTATTTGGTATTGATACAATTTTAAGTAAGGTAGATGGAGAATGTTATAAAAGAATACCTGAATTCTGGCTTAAATCAATTGAAGACGGAACTGTGGAACGTATTTTAAAAGCGGCAGACGACGGAAAGCAGAATATGATGCTGAATGCTGCCATGTACGGACATGAAAATGACGGGACATACCATTATATGTTATGTCATAGAATTCCCCAAAAAGGTATTCCTGAAGGTTTTGTACAACTGGACATACCCAAACTGACGTGGGCTATTTTCCCTACAGAAGAGCATACCGAGGACAAAACCTCAGAAAAGGTGCAGGCAATATGGGAACGCATATATCCGGAATGGTTTCCCTCATCAGGTTACCAACATGCAGATGCACCTGAATTTGAAATGTACTATAAAGTGGGGGATAATAAATATATAGTAGAAATCTGGATACCGGTTTATAAATAG
- a CDS encoding AC3_0185 family rSAM-modified Cys-rich RiPP: protein MERLFSNKKIGKSRQDISGYACSACDYTCMYGCVDRCTAACGGGCSASCVASCKYCCGGNCVSANY, encoded by the coding sequence ATGGAACGTCTGTTCTCTAATAAAAAAATAGGTAAATCAAGGCAAGATATATCAGGATATGCTTGTAGTGCTTGTGATTATACCTGTATGTATGGCTGTGTTGATAGGTGTACTGCTGCTTGTGGTGGTGGGTGTAGTGCTAGCTGTGTGGCTAGCTGTAAGTATTGCTGTGGCGGTAATTGTGTTAGTGCAAATTACTAA
- a CDS encoding glycoside hydrolase family 27 protein yields MNKNKFALTPPMGWNSYDYYDTTVNEEQVKQNADFMAENLKDYGWEYIVVDISWYSCEAGYKRDEFQYVPFGKVEIDEYSRLLPCPERFPSSADGVGFKPLADYVHSLGLKFGIHIMRGIPRIAAHNHMKVYGTDKTANEIADPYSICMWNPDMYGLEVNKQGAQEYYNSIFSLYAQWGVDFIKCDDICRLDMKSAEKEIEMLYNAIQNCGRPMVLSLSPGPAHINKAWHYEKYANMWRITDDFWDSWPLLKNMFERCEIWQNHVSEGCYPDCDMLPLGFIGKGFGEERLTNFTKEEQITMMSLWCIFRSPLMVGAELTKLDKWTMELMTNSKVLRLLTHSTGAKQISRDDKQAIWLSRDTQKEAYYLGLFNLSDQVRNIHITPEELGLDGFKGCVFEELWCKDSINNVTEMLEVNVAPHGAKLFEISINILYTDS; encoded by the coding sequence ATGAATAAGAATAAGTTTGCTTTAACGCCACCAATGGGTTGGAACAGCTATGACTACTATGATACTACCGTCAATGAGGAACAGGTTAAGCAAAATGCGGATTTTATGGCTGAAAACCTAAAGGATTATGGCTGGGAATATATTGTTGTGGATATATCCTGGTATAGCTGTGAGGCAGGTTATAAAAGAGATGAATTCCAGTATGTACCCTTTGGGAAAGTAGAGATTGATGAATATTCCAGACTGCTGCCATGTCCCGAGCGTTTCCCGTCCTCTGCTGACGGTGTGGGTTTTAAGCCTCTGGCTGATTATGTCCACAGTCTGGGGCTAAAGTTCGGGATTCACATTATGCGAGGTATTCCCAGAATTGCTGCCCACAATCACATGAAGGTTTATGGCACTGATAAAACAGCCAACGAGATTGCCGACCCATATTCTATCTGTATGTGGAATCCTGATATGTATGGTTTAGAGGTAAATAAACAAGGGGCTCAGGAGTATTACAATTCCATTTTTAGTTTATATGCTCAATGGGGAGTGGATTTTATTAAGTGTGATGATATATGCAGACTTGATATGAAATCTGCGGAAAAAGAAATTGAAATGCTTTATAATGCTATCCAAAATTGCGGACGGCCTATGGTTTTAAGCTTGTCGCCGGGACCTGCCCATATAAATAAGGCATGGCACTATGAAAAATATGCGAATATGTGGAGAATTACAGATGATTTCTGGGATAGCTGGCCACTGTTAAAGAATATGTTTGAGAGATGCGAAATTTGGCAAAATCATGTTTCAGAAGGCTGCTACCCTGATTGCGACATGCTCCCTCTGGGGTTTATCGGCAAAGGCTTCGGTGAAGAACGGTTAACTAATTTCACAAAAGAAGAGCAGATTACTATGATGTCTCTTTGGTGTATCTTCCGTTCTCCTCTTATGGTTGGGGCAGAACTGACCAAGCTGGATAAGTGGACAATGGAGCTTATGACGAATAGCAAAGTATTGCGTCTTCTGACCCACTCCACGGGTGCAAAACAGATTTCAAGGGATGATAAGCAGGCCATATGGCTTTCAAGAGATACGCAGAAGGAGGCTTACTATCTTGGCCTATTCAATCTCAGCGACCAAGTCAGGAATATTCATATAACTCCTGAGGAGCTGGGGCTTGACGGCTTTAAAGGGTGTGTCTTTGAAGAGCTTTGGTGTAAGGACAGTATAAACAATGTCACTGAGATGCTTGAGGTAAATGTTGCTCCTCACGGGGCAAAACTGTTTGAAATTTCCATAAATATCCTTTATACTGATAGTTAA